TCTCGCCAACATGAGTCATGAGCTGCGGACGCCCCTGAATGCGATCCTTGGCATGGCCGAAGCTCTCAAAGAAGAAGTGTATGGCCCCCTCCAAGAACGTCAATATCGGTCCGTTCAGACCATTGAAGCCAGTGGCCATCACCTTTTAGCGTTGATTAACGACATCCTCGATCTAGCAAAAATTGAAGCCGATCGCCTCGAATTTCACTGCGAAGCCACGGCGATCGCCGATCTCTGTGAATCCAGCCTTGTCTTTGTACGTCACCAGGCCCAGGAAAAACAAATTCGACTCCACACCGATATTTCCGCCTATCTCCCCAAGCTGTTCATCGATGAACGTCGCATCCGTCAAGTGTTGATCAACTTGCTCAGTAACGCGATCAAATTCACTCCTCCCCAGGGAACCGTTAGCCTCGAAGTGAGTCTTAAAGCCATCCCCTCCGAAGCAACCGATGCCCTACCTCGATACGAGCTAGATTTTCGGGTGCGCGATACGGGCATCGGCATTACCCCAGATAATTTAACGCGTCTGTTCCAGCCTTTCGTCCAAGTCGACAGCGACCTCAATCGCCAATACAGCGGCACGGGTTTGGGCTTAGCACTTGTGAAAAAATTAGTCGAACTCCACGGGGGAACCGTTCAAGTCACCAGTCAACTGGGAGTGGGTAGTTGTTTTTCTTTTCGTTTGCCCTGTCATAACCTCCTGAATAATCCCCAGTGGAGCCTTGAACTGAATACTGAGTTGCCGCCAGATAAGCCCCATCCAACGGCGGCAAACTCCCTAGATCTAGCCGTGGTGCCACCTGATCTACAAGGCTGCCGCGTGCTCTTAACAGAGGATAATGAAGCAAACATTCTCACAACGGCACGCTATCTGACGGCCAGGGGCTGCCAGGTGATTATTGCTCGCAATGGCCAGGAAGCTATAGATTTACTCCTCGTCGAGCGACCCGATATTATCTTAATGGATGTGCAAATGCCTGTTTTAGACGGCCTTACGGCTATCCAACGCATCAGAAAATTAGGCGATCGCCAGCTGGCCCAGACCCCAATCATTGCCGTAACCGCCCTTGTTATGCCTGGGGATGCCGAAAAATGTCTGGCTGCTGGGGCCGATAACTACCTAGCCAAACCCATGAGGCTCAAACAATTAACCGCCTTAATCCAAGAAACCCTCGCCCTACAAGAGCCGCTATGACCATGCCAATCATCCTAGTTGTCGATGATGAACCCCGCAATTTTGATGTGGTAGAAGCTCTTCTTGGGTATCAGACCTATGAATTACAATATGCATCTAGTGGCAAAGAGGCTCTCGAAAATCTGGCGATGTTTCCCATTGCCCTGATTTTGCTCGATGTGATGATGCCGACCATGGATGGCATTGAAGTGTGCACCCAGATCAAAGCCAACAAAGACTGGGCGATGATCCCGATTATTATGGTGACTGCCCTCACTAGCAAATATGACCTGGCCCGTTGTCTAGAAGCCGGGGCCGATGACTTTATCAGTAAACCCGTCAGTGCCCTAGAGCTCAAAGCGCGGGTCCACTCGCTGCTGCGCATTAAAACCCAGTATGACCAAATTAGTGAACTGGCCCAGCTCCAACGCAATACTATTGATCTGCTCCGGCAGAACCTCGAAGCGCTCCAAGGCAATTTGGCAGCCAGCTTTCCCCACGAGCTCAACACGCCTTTAAATGGCATCATTGGTGGACTGAGCCTCCTCTTAGAAGAACACACCACCATGGATGCGGAAGAACGGCAGGTGTTTCTCCAGATGACCTATGAATCAGCCCTGCGACTCCACAAAACCACACAAAAGTTCCTGACTTACACTAAGCTGGAGCTATATCTCCAAAACCCAGAGCGTGTTCCTCTCCATGGCCTTGATGGTCCGAAGCCGAGCGCCATGGCCAGCATTATGAAAGATATTGCTGACAGCGAAAAACGAGCAAAAGATTTGCAGCTCGTCCTGGGCGAAGCCCAAGGAGTTATCTCCTATGCAGACTTCACCACACTGATCACCGAGTTGTTAGAAAATGCCTTTAAATTTTCGTCGGCTGGCAGTCCGATCCAAGTAGTGAGTCAGGCGATCGCCGATCAATTTGTAATGACTGTCACAAATCAGGGTCGGAGTATAACCCCCGAAGAAGTGCAAAAAGTGGGGGCTTTTCAGCAGTTTAATCGTCAACTGTATGAGCGGCAGGGTTTAGGTTTAGGCCTTAAAATTGTGATGAGCATCATCACCAAGTACGACGGTGCACTAAACATTAGCACGCCTCCAGAGGGGGGCACCTGCATTGAGTTTCGTCTGCCACTGCTACAAGAAGCCTCAGAAAGTCACCCCTAGGGTCGTAAGTGGCTGTAGGGCCACGGCCTAGAGAAAACCCTATGACGACAAAAAATATCGCAAGCAATTTTTACCGATAATGACCAACTCTCCCTTTACGTCAACTGAGCGCATGGCATCTTTAAAAGTAGCGGTGACAGGGAGTGTATCGGCGGGGCTGGTCGGCTTCATAATCCTCTTGGGCCATCGTATTCTTGATCTGGGTTTAGATGGTATTGCCCTGAGCTTTTTGGGGGGAATTGCCAGCCTGACATTGATTTATGATGCGTTTATCGCGGCAATCTCTGGGGCTCTATTTGCCCTGACTTACCGTTATGCGATTCGCATGGATAAAAACCCCCAACTGAATGGGGGGGTGGTCTTGGCTTTCACCCTCGTGCGGGGTCTTGCCCAGGTGGATGCAGGCTCAGCGATCGCCCAAAATTTTTGGCCCTTTTTGTCCGCCTGTGGTGAGAGTTTTGGCATTTTTGGCCTCACCGCTTTGGTGCTGAATTTTGCGATCGCCCGGGGTTGGCTTACGGCTTTTGGAGAATAGCGCAGAGAACCCCTTAAAATTGGCCAATGGTCTTTTTTGATTGAATTTTGCCCGTGCTTATTTCAGGCGATCGCCCGTCCCAACTCTGTCCCTGCGGCAGTCAGAAACCCCTGGCCCAATGTTGTGCCCCCTATCTCCAGAGCCAACTGGTCGCCCCCACTGCCGAAGCCCTAATGCGATCGCGTTACACCGCCTATTGTTTTCGGGATGTGGACTATCTCCTAAAAACGGAGCATCCCAGTCGCCACACTGCTGACAGTCGCCAATCAATTGCCGCCACAGCCCACAGCGTTTTTTGGTTAAATCTCACCGTCCTCACCACAGCGGCGGGCCAACCCCAGGACACAACGGGGATAGTGGAATTTGTCGCCGTCTACCAGGAAGGAAAAACAGTGGGGCAACTCCACGAGCGATCGCAATTTGTAAAAGAGCAGGGCCGCTGGTTTTATCTAGACGGCGATATTC
The nucleotide sequence above comes from [Synechococcus] sp. NIES-970. Encoded proteins:
- a CDS encoding hypothetical protein (conserved hypothetical membrane protein), whose product is MTNSPFTSTERMASLKVAVTGSVSAGLVGFIILLGHRILDLGLDGIALSFLGGIASLTLIYDAFIAAISGALFALTYRYAIRMDKNPQLNGGVVLAFTLVRGLAQVDAGSAIAQNFWPFLSACGESFGIFGLTALVLNFAIARGWLTAFGE
- a CDS encoding two-component hybrid sensor and regulator — translated: MTMPIILVVDDEPRNFDVVEALLGYQTYELQYASSGKEALENLAMFPIALILLDVMMPTMDGIEVCTQIKANKDWAMIPIIMVTALTSKYDLARCLEAGADDFISKPVSALELKARVHSLLRIKTQYDQISELAQLQRNTIDLLRQNLEALQGNLAASFPHELNTPLNGIIGGLSLLLEEHTTMDAEERQVFLQMTYESALRLHKTTQKFLTYTKLELYLQNPERVPLHGLDGPKPSAMASIMKDIADSEKRAKDLQLVLGEAQGVISYADFTTLITELLENAFKFSSAGSPIQVVSQAIADQFVMTVTNQGRSITPEEVQKVGAFQQFNRQLYERQGLGLGLKIVMSIITKYDGALNISTPPEGGTCIEFRLPLLQEASESHP
- a CDS encoding SEC-C motif domain protein, translated to MLISGDRPSQLCPCGSQKPLAQCCAPYLQSQLVAPTAEALMRSRYTAYCFRDVDYLLKTEHPSRHTADSRQSIAATAHSVFWLNLTVLTTAAGQPQDTTGIVEFVAVYQEGKTVGQLHERSQFVKEQGRWFYLDGDILPPVQPKKNEPCWCNSGKKFKQCHGKRR